In a single window of the Allobranchiibius huperziae genome:
- a CDS encoding aminotransferase class I/II-fold pyridoxal phosphate-dependent enzyme, which translates to MREIKQSAKLQHVRYDVRGPILVEAERLEAEGHSILKLNIGNPAPFGFEAPDAIQRDVVHHLHKSQGYSDSRGIFSARTAVANYYQGKGLTGVEVDDVFIGNGVSELISLVLQAFVDDGNEILIPAPDYPLWTGAVTLAGGTPVHYRCDEANGWNPDLDDIESRITPNTHALVLINPNNPTGAVYSEEIVRGFVDIARRHELVLMCDEIYEKILFDGAVHHHAATFAGDDVLCLTFSGLSKAYRVCGYRSGWLAITGPRHLAADFLEGLTLLANMRMCANVPAQHAIQTALGGYQSIDELIVPGGRFYEQSMLAWRLLNEIPGVSCVKPEGALYCFPRLDPQIYPIQDDQAFVIDLLRAEKILVTHGTGFNWIAPDHFRLVTLPDVDTLTEAIGRISRYLSTIRV; encoded by the coding sequence GTGCGTGAGATCAAGCAGTCGGCGAAGCTCCAACATGTCCGGTACGACGTGCGCGGACCGATCCTCGTCGAGGCCGAACGCCTCGAGGCCGAGGGGCACTCGATCCTCAAGCTGAACATCGGCAACCCCGCCCCGTTCGGCTTCGAGGCGCCCGACGCGATCCAGCGGGACGTCGTGCACCACCTGCACAAGAGCCAGGGCTACAGCGACTCCCGAGGCATCTTCTCCGCGCGTACGGCGGTGGCGAACTACTACCAGGGCAAGGGCCTGACGGGTGTCGAGGTCGACGACGTCTTCATCGGAAACGGCGTCAGTGAGCTGATCTCCCTGGTGCTTCAAGCGTTCGTCGACGACGGCAACGAGATCCTCATCCCGGCGCCGGACTATCCCCTGTGGACCGGGGCGGTCACGCTGGCGGGGGGCACCCCGGTGCACTATCGCTGCGACGAGGCCAACGGCTGGAATCCCGACCTGGACGACATCGAGTCGCGGATCACCCCGAACACGCACGCCCTCGTGCTCATCAACCCCAACAACCCCACCGGTGCGGTCTACAGCGAGGAGATCGTCCGAGGGTTCGTGGACATCGCCCGGCGCCACGAACTGGTCCTGATGTGCGACGAGATCTACGAAAAGATCCTCTTCGACGGCGCGGTCCACCACCACGCCGCGACGTTCGCCGGCGACGACGTGCTCTGCCTGACCTTCAGCGGGCTCTCGAAGGCCTACCGGGTGTGCGGCTACCGATCCGGGTGGCTGGCGATCACCGGACCACGACACCTGGCGGCCGACTTCCTCGAAGGCCTCACGCTGCTGGCCAACATGCGGATGTGCGCCAACGTGCCTGCCCAGCACGCCATTCAGACCGCCCTCGGCGGATACCAGTCCATCGACGAGCTCATCGTGCCCGGCGGGCGGTTCTACGAGCAGTCGATGCTCGCGTGGCGGCTGCTCAACGAGATCCCGGGCGTCAGCTGCGTCAAGCCCGAGGGCGCGCTCTACTGCTTCCCGCGGCTGGACCCGCAGATCTACCCGATACAGGACGACCAGGCGTTCGTCATCGACCTGCTACGAGCCGAGAAGATCCTGGTCACCCATGGGACGGGCTTCAACTGGATCGCGCCGGATCACTTCCGCCTGGTCACGCTGCCGGACGTCGACACGCTCACCGAGGCGATCGGCCGGATCAGCAGATACCTCAGCACGATTCGCGTATAA
- a CDS encoding MerR family transcriptional regulator: protein MQDGTRAAQPLQGALFAHPGDASDTETVGYRGPAACNAAGVTYRQLDYWARTGLLEPSVRNPSGSGHQRLYSFRDILVLKVVKRLLDTGVSLQQIRIAVSTLRARGVSDLAGITLMSDGASVYECTSDEEVIDLMRGGQGVFGIALGSVWREVEGTLSELPSERPEEPEPAVHPGDELRQRRQARHAG, encoded by the coding sequence CTGCAGGACGGGACCCGCGCCGCTCAGCCGCTGCAGGGCGCGCTGTTCGCGCACCCGGGTGACGCGTCCGACACCGAGACGGTCGGTTACCGCGGTCCGGCGGCATGCAACGCGGCCGGCGTCACCTACCGGCAGTTGGACTACTGGGCGCGCACGGGGCTGCTCGAGCCGTCGGTGCGCAATCCCTCGGGTTCGGGCCACCAGCGGCTCTACAGCTTCCGCGACATCCTCGTGCTCAAGGTCGTCAAGCGACTCCTGGACACCGGTGTCTCCCTGCAGCAGATCCGGATCGCGGTCAGCACTCTTCGGGCCCGGGGCGTGTCCGACCTCGCCGGGATCACCTTGATGTCCGATGGCGCGAGCGTCTACGAATGCACCTCCGATGAAGAGGTCATCGACCTGATGCGCGGCGGGCAGGGCGTGTTCGGTATCGCGCTCGGCTCGGTGTGGCGCGAGGTCGAGGGCACGCTCAGCGAGCTGCCGAGCGAGCGACCGGAGGAGCCGGAGCCCGCCGTACACCCCGGCGACGAGTTGCGTCAGCGTCGCCAGGCCCGCCACGCCGGTTGA
- the gcvP gene encoding aminomethyl-transferring glycine dehydrogenase — protein MSTPTQHDAPAPDFVRRHVAPTEDDVAVMLKAVHQPSLEALLDAAVPGRIRADHPLELQAAPSEPAVIEELRAIAARNSVRTSMIGLGYYGTHTPAVIRRNILENPAWYTAYTPYQPEISQGRLEALLNFQTVVRDLTGLQTAGASLLDEATAVAEAMTLMRRGSKASADAVLLVDQHVMPQSIAVTRTRAVPLGIELVVADLRGVDDAASLRQAAGDRDVFGVVVQYPDASGRIVDWTALTQAAHEAGALVTAAADLLALTLLTAPGSWGADVAVGTTQRFGVPMGFGGPHAGYMSVRAGLERTMPGRLVGVSVDAAGNPAYRLALQTREQHIRREKATSNICTAQVLLAVMAAMYAVWHGPQGLTRIAREVHAKATALAASLRDAGAQVAEGDFFDTLTVTVAGRADDIRSGALEQGVNLWRVDADTVCLSVDETTTSQDLAAVATAFGARAPQYDAAALGEPDWADALRRTDDILTHPVFHSHQSETAMLRYLRTLADRDYALDRGMIPLGSCTMKLNATTEMEAITWPEFANLHPFAPADQTEGIRSIVADLEGWLAAITGYDSVSLQPNAGAQGEFAGLLAIAAYHRANGDHDRRVCLIPASAHGTNAASAVMAGLKVVVVKTAPTGEVDLEDLRVKIAQHGDTLAAVMVTYPSTHGVYEDTITELCELVHEAGGQVYVDGANLNALIGIAEPGSFGGDVSHLNLHKTFCIPHGGGGPGVGPVAVRSHLAPYLPNHPFAEEAGPKTGVGPISAAPYGSASILPISWAYVRLMGGQGLTDATRTAILSANYVAARLRDSYPVLYSGEDGLVAHECILDLRGLTKSSGITVDDVAKRLVDYGFHSPTMSFPVAGTLMVEPTESESLDELDRFCEAMIAIRAEIQQVEDGAVPAADSALRHAPHTAQSLTQDWEHPYSRAEAVYPAGVDPMRKYWAPVRRIDGAYGDRHLICSCPSPEAFED, from the coding sequence ATGAGCACCCCCACCCAGCACGACGCGCCCGCCCCCGACTTCGTCCGCCGCCACGTCGCGCCCACCGAGGACGACGTCGCGGTGATGCTGAAGGCCGTCCACCAGCCCAGCCTCGAGGCCCTTCTGGACGCCGCCGTCCCGGGCCGGATCCGCGCGGACCACCCGCTCGAGCTCCAGGCCGCACCGTCCGAACCCGCGGTCATCGAGGAGCTGCGCGCGATTGCGGCGCGCAACTCGGTGCGCACCAGCATGATCGGCCTCGGCTACTACGGCACCCACACTCCTGCGGTGATCCGCCGCAACATCCTGGAGAACCCGGCCTGGTACACGGCATACACGCCCTACCAGCCGGAGATCTCCCAGGGCCGGCTCGAGGCACTGCTCAACTTCCAGACCGTCGTACGCGACCTGACCGGCCTGCAGACGGCCGGTGCGTCGCTGCTCGACGAGGCCACCGCCGTCGCAGAGGCCATGACGCTGATGCGCCGCGGCAGCAAGGCGTCCGCCGACGCGGTCCTGCTGGTCGACCAGCACGTCATGCCGCAGTCCATCGCCGTCACCCGCACGCGTGCCGTGCCTCTCGGCATCGAGCTCGTCGTGGCGGATCTGCGTGGTGTCGACGACGCGGCCTCCCTGCGCCAGGCCGCGGGAGACCGCGACGTCTTCGGTGTCGTCGTGCAGTACCCGGACGCGTCGGGTCGCATCGTGGACTGGACCGCGCTGACGCAGGCTGCCCACGAGGCCGGCGCCCTGGTCACGGCCGCTGCCGACCTGCTCGCGTTGACGCTGCTGACCGCGCCCGGCAGCTGGGGGGCCGATGTGGCCGTCGGCACGACCCAGCGCTTCGGCGTGCCGATGGGCTTCGGCGGACCGCACGCGGGCTACATGAGCGTGCGCGCCGGACTGGAGCGCACGATGCCGGGCCGCCTGGTCGGCGTGAGCGTCGACGCGGCCGGCAACCCGGCGTACCGGCTGGCTCTGCAGACCCGTGAGCAGCACATCCGCCGTGAGAAGGCGACCTCGAACATCTGCACCGCCCAGGTGCTCCTCGCGGTGATGGCCGCGATGTACGCCGTCTGGCACGGCCCGCAGGGTCTGACCCGGATCGCGCGGGAGGTGCATGCGAAGGCCACCGCCCTCGCGGCGTCGCTGCGCGATGCGGGTGCCCAGGTCGCTGAGGGCGACTTCTTCGATACTCTCACCGTCACCGTCGCCGGGCGCGCCGACGACATTCGCTCCGGAGCGCTGGAGCAGGGCGTGAACCTCTGGCGGGTCGACGCCGACACCGTGTGCTTGAGCGTCGATGAGACCACCACATCGCAGGATCTTGCAGCGGTGGCAACGGCGTTCGGCGCGCGGGCACCGCAGTACGACGCTGCAGCCCTTGGCGAGCCGGACTGGGCCGACGCCCTGCGGCGCACCGACGACATTCTGACCCACCCCGTTTTCCACAGTCACCAGAGCGAGACCGCGATGCTGCGCTACCTGCGCACGCTGGCCGACCGCGACTACGCGCTGGACCGCGGGATGATCCCGCTCGGTTCCTGCACCATGAAGCTCAACGCCACCACCGAGATGGAGGCGATCACCTGGCCGGAGTTCGCGAACCTGCACCCCTTCGCGCCGGCCGACCAGACCGAGGGCATCCGCTCGATCGTTGCCGACCTCGAAGGCTGGCTCGCCGCGATCACCGGCTACGACTCGGTGTCCCTGCAGCCGAACGCAGGGGCGCAGGGCGAGTTCGCAGGACTGCTCGCGATCGCCGCCTACCACCGGGCGAACGGTGACCACGACCGGCGGGTGTGCCTCATCCCGGCGTCCGCGCACGGCACCAACGCCGCCAGTGCGGTCATGGCGGGCCTCAAGGTCGTGGTGGTCAAGACCGCTCCGACCGGCGAGGTCGACCTGGAGGACCTGCGGGTCAAGATCGCCCAGCACGGCGACACGCTGGCCGCGGTGATGGTCACCTACCCCTCGACGCACGGTGTCTACGAGGACACCATCACGGAGCTGTGCGAGCTCGTGCACGAGGCCGGCGGCCAGGTCTACGTCGACGGTGCGAACCTCAACGCGCTCATCGGGATCGCCGAGCCGGGCAGCTTCGGAGGCGACGTGTCGCACCTGAACCTGCACAAGACCTTCTGCATCCCGCACGGCGGTGGCGGCCCCGGCGTGGGGCCGGTCGCCGTCCGCTCCCACCTGGCGCCGTACCTGCCCAACCACCCGTTCGCCGAGGAGGCCGGTCCGAAGACGGGTGTGGGCCCGATCTCGGCCGCGCCGTACGGCTCGGCGTCGATCCTGCCGATCTCGTGGGCCTACGTCCGCCTGATGGGCGGGCAGGGTCTGACCGACGCGACGCGCACCGCGATCCTGTCGGCCAACTACGTCGCGGCGCGGTTGCGCGACTCCTACCCGGTGCTCTACTCCGGCGAGGACGGCCTGGTCGCCCACGAGTGCATCCTCGATCTGCGCGGCCTCACCAAGTCGTCGGGGATCACGGTGGACGATGTCGCGAAGCGCCTGGTGGACTACGGCTTCCACTCGCCGACCATGTCCTTCCCGGTGGCGGGCACGCTGATGGTCGAGCCGACCGAGAGCGAGAGCCTGGATGAACTCGACCGGTTCTGCGAGGCGATGATCGCCATCCGTGCCGAGATCCAGCAGGTCGAGGACGGCGCCGTACCCGCCGCGGACAGCGCGCTGCGGCACGCGCCGCACACCGCACAGTCGCTGACCCAGGACTGGGAGCACCCGTACTCCCGCGCCGAGGCGGTGTACCCCGCGGGCGTGGACCCGATGCGCAAGTACTGGGCACCCGTGCGGCGCATCGACGGCGCGTACGGCGACCGGCACCTCATCTGCTCGTGCCCCTCGCCGGAGGCGTTCGAGGACTGA